Part of the Primulina huaijiensis isolate GDHJ02 chromosome 15, ASM1229523v2, whole genome shotgun sequence genome is shown below.
AAACTTATACGATGTAAGATGATGCAGATAGAAGCAAGGATGGAAGAACTTAAAAAGCTAATAGAACGTGTCAAAATACTGAAAGACTTTCGTGTCGCTTGCAAAAAGAGGACCGGAAGAGCTCTGTCACGCAAAAAGGATGCTCGTGTGCAGTTGATATCAGTGCCAAAGTTAAGGGCGAACTCGAAGGTCTTTCTGCTTTCATCATGGCGTTACTCTTCATTGTAACATCACCTATGTTTAAACAGAAACtgtgttttatttttctcttttaggAGTTTGGTGGGGCAGGGAGGCGGGTCTATGTTTGATGTTATTTTACTTTCCTCTAGGGTTCTTTGGCTGGCAATGGAACACTATATCGACTCACTGGTGGTTAATGATTGCTGTCCATGTTTACTACTAATTTGCCGATGTTTTGATCTATATGTTACTGTAAACAGTTTTTTTAGTtagtttatctttatttttgggattttgttattgttttgTCCAAATTTAATGTTCAACTGCAAATTAATTCTATAGTGCAATGAGAAGAAGATCCCTGCCTTGTATAAGGGACCTCCAGAGAATGTTCATGTTTCCAGCTATAGGGAGACAATGACTACATTTCCAGATTCAATGAGTGGGGAGAAGTGGTCAAAGGAAGAAAAGGAAAATCTTGGGAAGGGTGTGAAACAACAATTTCAGGGAATGTTGCTCCAGCGATCTGTTGAACTGTTCAGGTTTGTTTCTTGGAGTGTACATGATGATTATAATGGGAATATGTGGGCATTTTACGCTTATGTGATGCACATTCAACcttatttgaatttcaaaaagACTGTGATTGCATGGTCTGGGGTGCTAATACATTTAACAATGGTTAGTTCATCCTTTTTATTTTGTCGTTTCATGGTAAGAAATCAAATCTTATGGACGGACATAAGAAAAGTTTGGATCTAAAATGGTCTTATTTGAGCTGAAGAAAAGTATATATGATGCAGATGTTCTTAGATCTTCTTTTCATGAAACTTTCACTGTGATATTTAATATGGGCGCTGATCTTTTGAGACCAAGTTATGTATCTTAGCGGAAGAGAGTGTGTGCTCCATTTTTTCTGGAAACTCAGTTTATTTCTTGCTATTttcaaaccaatttttttttggaatcttTTGTTCACGTGTGTTACACTTTCCTCTCATATAACCTTTGCATCTGAGTAATGGTAAAATACACATGCAAGGAATGTCTCTAAGAACCAAAAAATGAATGCTCAAAGAAAGCAAAGAatctgaatttcaaatccattccTTAATTGCTTACGAGGGTGCTGTTAGTAGGAACCTATTGCCTAAGATAAAACTTATAGTTTGAAAGTTTTCATGGACTAGTTGGTGTATAATTTTGTTGCATTGATTATTTTGTTGGAGAAGATCCAGTGAGATGTGGGAGAATTTGCTGAGACAAAGAGACAAGTAAACTAACTAAAAAGTTGTTATTGAGTTTGAGATTGTGCCATAATTAGACTTGTTGCCCATGGCAAACTTATATGATTATAGAGTTACATTTGCTTTTCTCTGTTAACTTGATTATCGTTTGCAGCTGTGTAGATGAATCTTCTGGAGATGCTAATAACATCGACAGCATCATATCATCAATTAAAGATCTTGACTTCAACCCTGAGAGAGTTAGATTGTTCTTACCAAAGGTCAATTGGGAACAGCTGGCTGCCATGTATGTTCCTGTTCGTTCTGGGGCAGAATGTCAGGCAAGGTAAGATGTTGATTCTTATAGTTGCTTAAATAGTTAGATTTTATGAAACTTTTTGCTGCATATACTTGATTGAAGTtgttggttcatttttttacttGAATGCTCTATGGTGCCTAAAGGAAAGACAAGATAAAAGGGCAAACTGGCTGAAATGAAATGTTAAATAACTATTATGTGAATCTGCTGGTATCCTCATATTCCAGTCATATTGGTTTATAATGTAATAATTTCtctaattacaaaaataaacacTTAATACTTATGATACTTTTATCACGTCTGTCTTTGTTTGATGTGAGTGTAAAGATGGATTTTACTACTTAGTGTCAATATTCACTGTTATAGTTGCATTGTCATTTGGTCATTTATGTAAGAGGGAACCTAATGTGCTCTGTTTTCCATGTTTTACTCTTTTTTTGCAGGTTTCTCAACTATGAAGACCCCTTAATTAATCACAATCCATGGACCGCAATGGAGGACAAGAATCTTTTGCATATTGTCCAACAAAGAGGACTAAGTAACTGGATTGATATTGCTATTTTGTTGGGAACAAATAGGACACCTTTTCAGTGCTTAGCACGTTACCAAAGGAGTCTTAATGCTTCAATACTCAAAAGAGAGTGGATCAAGGAGGAGGATGATCAGCTTCGTGATGCTGTTGAAACTTTTGGTGAGAGTAATTGGCAACTCGTCGCTTCTGTGATGGAAGGACGAACTGGTACCCAGTGTTCTAATAGGTCTGTTATCATACTCAAAGATGATTTAATGGTTTTTAAGCTTCAGTTAAATTGTCCAggtgttatattatatattggaAATAAAAGTGCAGTTTGTGATTAGGTGACAATATTAACCTCACATACCCCTAAAATATTGGAGTGACACTACACTTGCTTTTTAATGGAGTGACGTTACACTTGTTATTTAATAGAGTGGCACTACACTTGCTATTTTCTTTTTGGGCACTGAAACCTCAATCCTTtactcatatttttttttaattacagcCTCCATACTGGAGTTttatgttgattttaaaatacataattagagAAAGAACTTATTTTCATATGGGTTTGTATGGTTTGTTGTTATGGTCCAATGTTATGGATCGCCAGGGGGCAGTATATTATGAATTTTAGTCTCGCTAGAGAGAAACTCTCAAATCTCTTGGTTTTAAAGCTCTTTGGAAGAGAACCCGAGATCTCTTGACACAAGTTtgtgaataatttttttgatattatttattgATTCAATACCTTAGATCTCTTAACACAAGTttgtgaataatttttctgatattctttattgattcaaataaaaaataattattaaatcgaagatatcaaccaacagaattcaataaaatataacattaaGATCCTAATTCTATAGCAATATCTCAATCATAGAATCCAGGGATTGGAAATTTTTATGGTCATGAATCCATGTGATGGTGTCTTAGAATAGTGCTTTAAGATTGTAACTCTtgcggattactcatccgcCTCTACTGTAACTTAATCCAATATTATAATAAAGAttgtttcctatcaaaaaaaaaatttccatctTGGTTACTATTTTAAGATCCTAATTCTATAGCAATATCTCAATCATAGATTTGAAATTTCCATCTTGGTGCAGTTGGTTATCACGTGTGAGACACATGACATTACTCCCCTCTTGAAGATCATGATTGTCTTCAACTATGAGGATAGATACTTCTTCATCATAATTTCAGCATCTTCCCTAAAATTCATTTTGATCTCTTCAAGCTGTTGGAGCATTTCAAGTATTAAGATTAGATGAGATTGGTTCTTAAATTCCTTCGTCTGTAACTCAAGCCGATCTTGTTCTTATTGAGGAACCGTTGTTCACCATCACCCTCGAAGTGGAAAGAGGCCAACCATTCTTTATCTTTCCCCGGTGCTCGTTGGTATTGAAATGACTTTTCACACCGACTAAGCCATCCCAACAAATCTGATTGGCTATTGTACTGCGGAAAATCTGGCTTCGAATCTTGAGGTACATAGAATAAGCCATCCTTGTTGTCTCATTGCCCTTTGGAATGTTGGTCGATGGTGCCTCGTTGATTGCTATTGTCTCTTCCCTGATCTCGTTCTTGTGGGCACATGGTTGACAAACATTTAGATATCTTCTCCAACTGATCATAAAGAGGTTGTTGTCGTTTCTTGGCAGCTGTTGTGTCCTCTTGATAACTAATCATAAAGGCTTCCAATTGTTGCTCGAATGTCTTGAAATTCCCATTACAACTGGCTTGATACCGATTTGTTATGGTCCAACATTATGGATCTTGCCAGGGGGCTGGACTGTGTGTTGTGAATTTGAGACTCGTTAGGAGAAAACGTCTCGATCTCTTGTGTTTGAGGCTTGGGAGGGAACCTCAGATCTCGTATACAAGATTGTGAATAAttcttttttaataatttattcatATTAATTTTGCCCTAAAAATAATAGAGCTTACAAGATTAAATCGGAAATCAAACCCCTAAAAATCCTATAGATTTGGATGATTCCAAATCATTTGGATCAtccttatatttttattcaaatgaaaAGATAGCTTAGAATcctaaaataaagaaaaccaaATCCTAAAATAAAcgaaaccaaaccaaaccattaaataaataacataatgatccagaatttaattaatattttgtttgaattaTCCATGCGCTTCCCATAACGTATTCTCATGGCTTGTGACATATGTCTGGAAAAAGTCAGAATTAGCTTAGGGGCATATTTATGACTGGCTAGTGTTTGTTTCCATTGCTTAGAAGTAGGTGTCACAGAAGATGACCAGATACTTAATGAAGCCAAAAATTGATATCTGTATTGTTCCACTGTAGTTTCAAAGCTTTTAAGATGCAGTCACATGTTATTCTCTTAGTTACTGCAGTAAGAACGTGAGTGTTATCGGCGTTGTTACATTTCTTGGACCAAGGACCTATCATTTGTGAATCAAATTAAAGACCACATGCCAAAGTGTAAGATGTGTCACATAAACAGCATTCTGCGCTTTTATATGTTCAGACTGAAATACtgcaaaaatttccaaaaacagAACTGTCTTCTTATTTCTTAAGGTTCTccatatgtatttgtataatagGTTATTTCCCCTTCAAAGTATAGTATTTCTTATTTGTTAGAAGAATTTGATGTTTAAGTTTTATAAGAGAGGTGAAAGGTGATGAAGGTCACTTGCCCCACGCATCCTTCACAACTATCTTCCTTGTACGGAAATAAGTAATGTGTGTGACATGGGGGAAGAGTTTGACATTTCCTTCTTCCTAGATATTCTATATCTTTATTGTGGCAAAGGGGTTATACCTATTCAGTCATTTAATCATCAACACACTTTTTAAAGTGCCTGACTTCCTATATGCTGGTCTANtttttttttttttttttttttttttttttttggttagcACAAGTGAAACTAAATCTTTAGTTTTAACACCACATAGTAAATCCTTAAGGACCTTAACCAGCCCCATCCTTGTTAAAATTAGAAAGCAAATTTCGTCGGTTACTGTAAATGCCTATAAAGTGAGGTTTGTTAGTATTAGTGGGATTATGCAATGTTTGATGCTTTTAATGCATATGCTGTGCAAGGTCAACTGTGAAGTTCGTTTTGTTTGATTCAGTGATGCAAGGTTGAGACAGAATTTTGCTGAAATGGTATATCTAAGTAAATATCTTGTCAAGAGTGCAGATGGCTGAAGACGCTTCACCCAGCCAGGAAAAGGGTTGGAAAATGGACAGCAGAGGAAGATAAGCGAATGAAAATTGCTGTGACGCTTTTTGGGCCGAAAACATGGAAGAAAGTAGCCCGGTGTGTTCCTGGCAGGACACAGGTGCAGTGCAGAGAAaggtatattttcttttttaatggACCAATTAATTTGACAATTATATAAATGCAGAAGTgcaattcaattaaaaaaattcatttgtgAAATTCAATATAATTATGGGCATTATATCAGTTCAAGTTAACTATGGGAAATGTTCGATTTGCAGATGGGTCAATTGCTTAGATCCTTCCTTGAATATGGCTGGATGGTCTGTAGAAGAAGATTCAAAATTGGAAGCTGCCATTGCAGAATGCGGATATTGTTGGTCGAAGGTTGCTGCTTGTGTTCCTCCTCGTACTGACAATCAGTGTCGCAGGTTTGATTTACTTATGACTTGTTGAATGGATTCCTCATTTAAGCCGTGCCATTTATTTGCCGCCTAATCTCGTCTCTTGTGGTTTTCAATACTATTTACTGATACTTATCAGGAGGTGGAAGGTATTGTTTCCGAATGAAGTGCCTCTCCTTCAAACGGCTAGGAAGATACAAAAGGCTGCATTAATATCCAATTTTGTTGATCGGGAGTCGGAACGACCTGCCCTTTTACCTAATGACTTTCTACTGCCAGAAATGAGTTTACTTACGGGCTCCCAAAATTTTGTGGCTTCTCAGAGAAAAAAGAGATCTAGGTACAATTGTTGACGAGTTTTTGTAGCATTTTTTCATGCCACAAAGAAGTCCAGTAGTTCGTACATGTCGAAAATGACACTTTTTCTTTGAACTGTGTGCAGGGGGGGTGAGGTTTGTGAACACCTTGAAAAAGATGCTTCTGGGTGAGTCCAGTATTCTTAGTTTGCTCGTTTCATTTCTGTGGAACATGTGGTGATATGTTATTTTCTTCTGACAGAAATGCAGCTATCATTTTCAATACCACTGAGACTGGGTTGGATGAAGTTCTTAGGTTAACAAATGGCAGTGAACTTGAGAATATGCATCGGAGGCCTGTCTCAAGGAAGGGAAGAAGTAAGAGGTCATATTCTACCAAACAAAAGGCCATTCCTTTATCAGAGAGTTGTTCTTCACCTTGCACAGATGGTACGTCCAATGATGAAGCGCTCAGAGAATCTGCTTTGCATTATAACAATCCTAAGAGGTCATCTCGACTGAAAGGGAAGAGATCGGGGTATGCTTTATTGTTATTGATATGTACGCTATTACAGTTATATCACTACTGGCTTACCATAATTTTATCTGCATATTTAGAGGTGAATCCATAGATGGTTTCCCTAGATCTGCTGCAGTATGTAACGGAACGAGAATGATTGAACGAGGTTCTAATGAAGGTGAAGATTTTGTTCCAGTGGAAGAATGCCCGTTAATTCTCACAGATTCCAATCTCCAGAGGGTCACTGTGAGTACCGATGCCTCCCAAATTAGCAGGGTTTTGAAATTGCGGCCAAGGAGGTCTGTCATACCGCATGATGACGTGCTGGAGACTCCAAGTGAAGCGGAAATGCCTGTTGGGGATGCTACTCTTTTTAAGAGGCAAGAGAAAACCGAAGATGGGAAAGTAGGAACCAATGATGCTGATGATAATCTGTCACCTTTCCCCGACACGATGTCTCTGATGGAAATTATAAACCAAATCAGGACCGCCAAAGTAGGTAAAgctagaaaaaagaaaaggacaGAGAATGAAGAAACAGTATCGGGTGGTGAACATGTAGCTCTGGCTATTGGTGGTGAGAGTGTTCCTTCAACTCCTTGGCCTGCAGATGTGAATTTATCAGGCATATCATATCCATTGATGGAAGAAACCACCCCTAATTTACATTCTACGGTAGAGAATAATTA
Proteins encoded:
- the LOC140959149 gene encoding uncharacterized protein isoform X1; translation: MHPSDEESSDSDDGFSADMEALRRACHITGTNPLGNNLQLASNSGGAASVSSSSDSESDGEHDLELVHSIRKRFAMTTDMTQKPLCVLPPDSSDADDCDEDYETLRAIQRRFVAYSDGGLKDNIEDALHRPLQVGIIDSEKESSNSLFGDRTNAPEGFLNCVDSSEPTTQKPVACDDDSGIQSFDLVEMGGPGSDAAAGFEHKRSNFPKSALTFIDAIKKNRSCQKLIRCKMMQIEARMEELKKLIERVKILKDFRVACKKRTGRALSRKKDARVQLISVPKLRANSKCNEKKIPALYKGPPENVHVSSYRETMTTFPDSMSGEKWSKEEKENLGKGVKQQFQGMLLQRSVELFSCVDESSGDANNIDSIISSIKDLDFNPERVRLFLPKVNWEQLAAMYVPVRSGAECQARFLNYEDPLINHNPWTAMEDKNLLHIVQQRGLSNWIDIAILLGTNRTPFQCLARYQRSLNASILKREWIKEEDDQLRDAVETFGESNWQLVASVMEGRTGTQCSNRWLKTLHPARKRVGKWTAEEDKRMKIAVTLFGPKTWKKVARCVPGRTQVQCRERWVNCLDPSLNMAGWSVEEDSKLEAAIAECGYCWSKVAACVPPRTDNQCRRRWKVLFPNEVPLLQTARKIQKAALISNFVDRESERPALLPNDFLLPEMSLLTGSQNFVASQRKKRSRGGEVCEHLEKDASGNAAIIFNTTETGLDEVLRLTNGSELENMHRRPVSRKGRSKRSYSTKQKAIPLSESCSSPCTDGTSNDEALRESALHYNNPKRSSRLKGKRSGGESIDGFPRSAAVCNGTRMIERGSNEGEDFVPVEECPLILTDSNLQRVTVSTDASQISRVLKLRPRRSVIPHDDVLETPSEAEMPVGDATLFKRQEKTEDGKVGTNDADDNLSPFPDTMSLMEIINQIRTAKVGKARKKKRTENEETVSGGEHVALAIGGESVPSTPWPADVNLSGISYPLMEETTPNLHSTVENNYLNVLREFDEYVMSSEMCDELQNAEFLSNHSTLVNFSKPCIVGNDNGCLAKDTKVGIRNEDHGVSSKF
- the LOC140959149 gene encoding uncharacterized protein isoform X2, which encodes MGGPGSDAAAGFEHKRSNFPKSALTFIDAIKKNRSCQKLIRCKMMQIEARMEELKKLIERVKILKDFRVACKKRTGRALSRKKDARVQLISVPKLRANSKCNEKKIPALYKGPPENVHVSSYRETMTTFPDSMSGEKWSKEEKENLGKGVKQQFQGMLLQRSVELFSCVDESSGDANNIDSIISSIKDLDFNPERVRLFLPKVNWEQLAAMYVPVRSGAECQARFLNYEDPLINHNPWTAMEDKNLLHIVQQRGLSNWIDIAILLGTNRTPFQCLARYQRSLNASILKREWIKEEDDQLRDAVETFGESNWQLVASVMEGRTGTQCSNRWLKTLHPARKRVGKWTAEEDKRMKIAVTLFGPKTWKKVARCVPGRTQVQCRERWVNCLDPSLNMAGWSVEEDSKLEAAIAECGYCWSKVAACVPPRTDNQCRRRWKVLFPNEVPLLQTARKIQKAALISNFVDRESERPALLPNDFLLPEMSLLTGSQNFVASQRKKRSRGGEVCEHLEKDASGNAAIIFNTTETGLDEVLRLTNGSELENMHRRPVSRKGRSKRSYSTKQKAIPLSESCSSPCTDGTSNDEALRESALHYNNPKRSSRLKGKRSGGESIDGFPRSAAVCNGTRMIERGSNEGEDFVPVEECPLILTDSNLQRVTVSTDASQISRVLKLRPRRSVIPHDDVLETPSEAEMPVGDATLFKRQEKTEDGKVGTNDADDNLSPFPDTMSLMEIINQIRTAKVGKARKKKRTENEETVSGGEHVALAIGGESVPSTPWPADVNLSGISYPLMEETTPNLHSTVENNYLNVLREFDEYVMSSEMCDELQNAEFLSNHSTLVNFSKPCIVGNDNGCLAKDTKVGIRNEDHGVSSKF